From the Brassica napus cultivar Da-Ae chromosome A8, Da-Ae, whole genome shotgun sequence genome, one window contains:
- the LOC106394089 gene encoding glutathione S-transferase T3-like, whose amino-acid sequence MAANNTSYVNLLFSQSQSPVDLDSPEPFWFGTQGPDASPTVESAVDSPVRKERRPWSTKEDKILIGAWLNTSKDAVVSNEQKAARFWSRIVDYYNKSPQLVGTVPRELGQCKQRWARINEQVCKFVGCYDTALREQSSGQNDDDVMITALDNFSNQYSVKFSMEHAWRELRHDQKWSFTYLAKGSGKEKRKGVEVVREEEVVRPVGVKAAKAATKKKKSVAEESLSQIQVIMEMKDKLSKQKLLDRLLAKKDPLTEMEKALQLKLMSNML is encoded by the coding sequence ATGGCTGCGAACAATACAAGTTATGTTAACCTCCTGTTTAGTCAATCTCAGTCCCCAGTAGACCTTGATTCACCCGAACCTTTTTGGTTCGGGACCCAAGGTCCTGATGCGTCTCCTACTGTCGAATCTGCTGTGGACTCTCCTGTTAGGAAGGAGAGGAGGCCTTGGTCTACTAAGGAGGACAAAATCCTAATCGGAGCTTGGCTTAACACGAGTAAGGATGCGGTGGTGAGCAATGAGCAGAAAGCTGCTAGGTTCTGGAGCCGCATTGTTGACTACTACAACAAAAGCCCTCAACTGGTGGGAACAGTGCCTAGAGAGCTTGGTCAGTGCAAGCAGAGGTGGGCTCGGATTAACGAGCAAGTGTGCAAGTTCGTAGGCTGCTATGACACAGCACTGAGGGAGCAGAGTAGTGGGCAAAACGATGATGATGTCATGATAACTGCTTTGGATAACTTCTCCAATCAGTACTCGGTCAAGTTTAGCATGGAACATGCCTGGAGAGAGTTGAGGCATGACCAGAAATGGTCCTTTACCTATTTGGCTAAGGGAAGTGGGAAGGAAAAGCGCAAAGGGGTGGAGGTTgttagagaagaagaagtggtTAGACCCGTGGGGGTCAAGGCAGCTAAAGCTgctacgaagaagaagaagagtgttgCAGAAGAGTCCTTGTCACAAATACAAGTCATAATGGAAATGAAAGATAAACTCTCTAAGCAGAAGTTGCTTGACCGTCTACTCGCCAAAAAAGACCCTCTTACTGAGATGGAAAAAGCTCTTCAGCTGAAACTTATGTCTAATATGTTATGA
- the LOC106391528 gene encoding transcription factor GTE5, chloroplastic-like: protein MSSDHGGGGASKKKNHQNRSKPMAGPRPNRSVPLPSEDDDYPMLKVSLSSISKLEVRNLKRKLTAELDEVRSLMTRFDPQPQSKKTKQTGNKKGNAQILKSCNALLTKLMKHKDGWVFNVPVDAKGLGLHDYHSIVKEPMDLGTVKAKLGGGLYESPLDFAEDVRLTFNNAILYNPVGHEVHSMAKFLLSMFEEKWVSIEVQFDNLNRKVKPTRDVALFSPPVVEVVPAPPPPLLPPAVIEDRTLERAESMTTPVEPETVTTSALEKPEEEEEEEAPVDVRDLTMDEKRRLSEELQDLPYDKLETVVQIIKKSNPELSQQDDEIELDIDSVDVQTLWELYRFVIGYKEGLSSKKEDQGFGSERDAESVHNSIQEPTILATGTETSRANESGKAIRMSSPGRQENNAGGSSSSNSSSSDTGSGSSDSDSDSSSGRGSDTGN, encoded by the exons ATGTCTTCTGATCACGGAGGTGGAGGAGcttcgaagaagaagaaccaccagaaccgatccaaaccaaTGGCGGGCCCCAGACCCAACCGATCGGTCCCACTCCCCTCGGAGGACGACGACTACCCGATGCTCAAGGTCAGCTTGAGCTCAATCTCCAAGCTCGAAGTTCGGAACTTGAAACGGAAACTAACGGCTGAGCTAGACGAAGTCAGGAGCTTGATGACGCGGTTCGATCCCCAGCCTCAGAGTAAGAAGACGAAACAAACAGGTAACAAGAAAGGTAATGCTCAGATTCTCAAGAGCTGCAACGCTCTGCTTACGAAGCTGATGAAGCATAAGGATGGGTGGGTGTTTAATGTTCCTGTGGATGCTAAAGGACTCGGCTTGCATGATTACCATAGTATTGTTAAGGAGCCTATGGATTTGGGGACGGTGAAGGCTAAGCTAGGAGGTGGTTTGTATGAGTCTCCGCTTGATTTTGCGGAAGATGTGAGGCTTACTTTTAATAATGCGATATTGTATAACCCTGTTGGGCATGAGGTGCATAGTATGGCTAAGTTTCTGTTGAGCATGTTTGAAGAGAAGTGGGTTTCTATTGAGGTTCAGTTTGATAATCTGAATAGGAAGGTTAAACCGACTCGCGACGTTGCGTTGTTCTCTCCTCCTGTTGTGGAGGTGGTAccagctcctcctcctccgctgCTTCCGCCTGCAGTGATTGAAGATAGGACTTTGGAGAGAGCTGAGTCTATGACGACGCCTGTGGAGCCTGAGACTGTGACTACTAGTGCCCTCGAGAAGcctgaagaggaggaagaggaggaggctcCTGTTGATGTTAGGGACTTGACGATGGATGAGAAGCGGAGACTCAGTGAAGAGCTTCAGGACTTGCCTTATGATAAACTAGAGACGGTGGTTCAGATTATCAAGAAGAGTAATCCGGAACTCTCTCAGCAAGATGATGAGATTGAGCTTGATATTGATAGTGTTGATGTCCAAACGCTTTGGGAGCTTTATAGATTTGTGATTGGGTATAAGGAGGGGTTGAGCAGTAAAAAGGAGGATCAGGGGTTTGGTTCTGAAAGAGATGCTGAATCTGTTCACAATAGTATCCAAGAACCT ACCATTCTAGCAACTGGCACTGAAACATCGAGAGCTAATGAATCAG GAAAAGCAATTCGCATGTCATCTCCTGGTCGGCAAGAAAACAACGCAGGTGGATCAAGTAGTTCTAATAGTTCTAGCAGTGACACAGGGTCTGGCTCTAGTG ATTCTGACAGTGACAGCTCCTCCGGACGTGGATCAGATACGGGTAACTAG
- the BNAA08G22950D gene encoding uncharacterized protein BNAA08G22950D — MNTESKGRGWYGKIYRKLETILVEVDSLAAQGKVSSSSSDPPGLDSVRDDEPDHCLRTEQGDCDQKATTSLCRNDPKSSQACNDDDTFVSLSGNCAETPAAPAHDKVANMRSFSSNSMMVNQDEFFIEDFDEAPLDTIDLYDMTFREDPSDFDDNLLYATRDRSRQLRSFKGKIMDALTSKRRREKEYEQLAIWFGDAEMGCDAMNTKKQHETASLNTKSSEPNVPFASEDSEWELL, encoded by the exons ATGAATACAGAATCCAAAGGGAGAGGATGGTATGGTAAAATCTACCGTAAGCTTGAAACCATTCTTGTGGAGGTGGACAGTTTGGCTGCTCAG GGTAAGGTTTCCTCGAGTTCAAGTGATCCTCCAGGATTGGATTCTGTAAGGGATGATGAACCAGATCATTGTTTGCGTACAGAGCAGGGTGATTGTGATCAGAAAGCAACCACTTCCCTTTGCCGCAACGATCCAAAGTCTTCTCAGGCATGTAATGATGATGATACTTTTGTATCTCTCTCTGGGAATTGTGCAGAGACTCCAGCTGCACCTGCTCATGACAAAGTGGCAAACATGAGATCCTTTAGCAGCAACTCTATGATGG TTAATCAAGATGAGTTCTTCATTGAAGACTTTGATGAGGCTCCGTTGGATACTATTGATTTGTACGACATGACATTTCGAGAAGACCCTTCAGATTTTGACGACAATTTGCTGTATGCAACTCGTGACAGGAGCAGGCAGCTCAGATCATTCAAG GGAAAGATAATGGATGCTTTAACTtcgaaaagaagaagagagaaggagtATGAGCAGCTTGCAATATGGTTCGGAGACGCAGAAATGGGTTGTGATGCGATGAACACTAAGAAACAACATGAGACAGCATCTCTAAACACCAAAAGCTCAGAGCCAAACGTGCCATTTGCATCAGAAGATTCTGAGTGGGAGCTATTGTAA
- the LOC106391530 gene encoding cleavage stimulation factor subunit 77 has protein sequence MADKYNVEEAEALAKRALHLPITQATPIYEQLLSLYPTSARFWKQYVETQMAVNNDDATKQIFSRCLLTCLQVPLWQCYIRFIRKVYDKKGAEGQEETTKAFEFTLNYIGTDIASGPIWTEYITFLKSLPALNPHEDMQRKIALRKVYQRAILTPTHHVEQLWKEYENFENSVNRQLAKGLVNEYQPKFNSARAVYRERKKYIEDIDWNMLAVPPTGSSKEEVQWVAWKKFLTFEKGNPQRIDTALSTKRIIYVYEQCLMCLYHYPDVWYDYAEWHIKSGSTDAAIKVFQRALKAIPDSEMLKYAYAELEEARGAIQSAKNLYESILGVSTNSLAQIQFLRFLRRVEGVESARKYFLEARKSPSCTYHVYIAFATMAFCLDKDPKAAHNIFEEGLKRYMTEPVYILEYADFLTRLNDDRNIRALFERALSTLPTEESAEVWNRFVQFEQTYGDLASILKVEQRRKEALFGKGEEGSPALESSLQDVVSRYSYMDLWPCTSNELDHLSRQELLVKNMNKKVEKTNQPPGSATIGSVASSSKVVYPDTAQMVVHDPAKKSGIEFSSSAKPVAASASNTFQSNVTATATHGSASTFDEIPKTTPPALLAFLANLPHVDGPTPNVDVVLSICLQSDLPTGQTAKQNFVAKGNVPSQNDPSGPNRGGSQRLPRDRRATKRKGSDRQEDDDTASIQSQPLPTDVFRLRQMRKARGISTSSQTPTGSASYGSAYSGELSGSTG, from the exons ATGGCTGATAAGTACAACGTCGAGGAAGCAGAGGCTTTGGCCAAGAGAGCCTTG CACTTACCAATTACACAGGCGACGCCGATCTACGAGCAGCTTTTGTCACTGTATCCTACTTCT GCGAGATTTTGGAAGCAGTATGTGGAGACACAAATGGCTGTGAACAATGATGATGCTACCAAACAGATATTTAGTCGTTGCTTGTTGACCTGTCTTCAAGTTCCCCTTTG GCAATGTTACATTCGGTTCATCAGAAAGGTTTATGATAAGAAGGGAGCTGAGGGTCAAGAGGAGACCACAAAGGCTTTCGAGTTTACacttaattatattg GGACAGACATAGCATCTGGGCCTATATGGACTGAGTACATTACCTTTCTGAAATCTCTTCCG GCTCTTAACCCCCACGAAGATATGCAACGGAAGATTGCTCTCCGGAAAGTTTATCAGAGAGCTATATTAACTCCTACTCACCACGTTGAGCAACTTTGGAAGGAATATGAGAACTTTGAGAATTCTGTTAACCGTCAGTTG GCCAAAGGACTCGTCAATGAGTATCAACCAAAGTTTAACAGTGCCAGAGCTGTCTATAGGGAGCGCAAGAAGTACATTGAAGACATTGATTGGAACATGCTTGCTGTACCACCAACAGGATCTTccaag GAAGAAGTTCAATGGGTGGCCTGGAAGAAGTTTTTAACCTTTGAGAA AGGAAACCCTCAAAGGATTGACACGGCCTTGTCAACTAAGCGGATTATATATGTCTATGAACAG TGTCTAATGTGTTTATACCACTATCCCGATGTGTGGTATGACTATGCTGAGTGGCACATAAAATCTGGTTCCACAGATGCTGCAATCAAAGTATTTCAGCGAGCTCTTAAAGCCATTCCTG ATTCGGAAATGTTGAAATATGCTTATGCTGAGTTGGAGGAAGCTCGTGGAGCTATTCAG TCAGCAAAGAATTTATATGAAAGCATTTTGGGGGTTAGCACAAACTCTTTGGCACAAATACAA TTCCTTCGTTTTCTCAGGAGGGTAGAGGGTGTTGAATCTGCTCGCAAGTACTTTCTAGAAGCTAGAAAATCTCCTAGCTGTACATATCATGTGTATATTGCTTTCGCTACAATGGCCTTTTGTCTTGACAAGGATCCAAAG GCTGCTCATAATATCTTCGAGGAGGGATTGAAACGCTATATGACTGAACCCGTTTACATCCTTGA GTATGCAGATTTCTTGACTAGACTGAATGATGATAGAAATATCAGAGCTCTATTTGAACGGGCCTTAAGCACACTACCCACTGAAGAATCTGCTGAG GTCTGGAATAGATTCGTTCAGTTTGAACAAACATATGGAGATCTTGCTAGTATTCTAAAG GTTGAGCAGAGAAGGAAAGAAGCACTTTTCGGAAAAGGGGAAGAGGGATCTCCTGCTCTAGAGAGTTCACTTCAAGATGTTGTTTCGCGGTACAGTTACATGGATCTTTGGCCATGCACTTCGAATGAGCTTGATCATTTATCCAGACAAGAG TTGCTTGTGAAAAATATGAATAAGAAAGTAGAGAAGACAAACCAACCTCCTGGATCTGCAACTATAG GTAGTGTAGCTTCTTCGTCAAAAGTTGTTTATCCAGATACAGCTCAGATGGTCGTCCATgacccagcaaagaaatcaggAATTGAGTTTTCTAGTTCTGCAAAACCAGTGGCTGCTTCTGCTTCTAACACCTTTCAAAGTAATGTGACAGCAACTGCAACTCATGGATCAGCCAGCACATTTGATGAAATACCAAAGACTACTCCACCTGCATTGTTAGCTTTTTTAGCTAACCTGCCTCATGTTGACG GCCCAACACCCAATGTGGATGTTGTTCTCTCAATATGTCTGCAGAGTGACTTACCAACAGGCCAAACTGCCAAGCAGAATTTTGTTGCCAAAGGCAACGTTCCAAGTCAAAATGATCCCTCAGGTCCAAACCGGGGTGGATCTCAGAGATTGCCAAGAGACAGAAGAGCTACAAAGAGAAAAGGTTCAGATA GGCAAGAAGACGATGATACTGCCTCCATACAAAGCCAGCCTCTACCTACAGATGTATTCAGACTTAGGCAAATGCGTAAGGCTCGGGGGATCTCAACATCGTCACAGACACCAACCGGTTCCGCATCGTATGGTAGTGCCTACTCCGGTGAGCTATCTGGTAGCACCGGCTAA
- the LOC106391531 gene encoding D-3-phosphoglycerate dehydrogenase 2, chloroplastic, with protein sequence MALSSSCSTLKAVNSRWTSPAPKLAAIRRHSLLPELRYTPNVKLTATNALRTVEQTTLTEDDHLSTYGSDQDDQESLPKPRILVAEKLGEAGVNLLKDFGDVDCSYELSPEDLKKKVAESDALIVRSGTKVTREVFEAAKGRLKVVGRAGVGIDNVDLQAATEYGCLVVNAPTANTVAAAEHGIALLASMARNVAQADASIKAGKWERSKYVGVSLVGKTLAIMGFGKVGTEVARRAKGLGMNVISHDPYAPADRARALGVELVSFDQAISTADFISLHMPLTPATKKVFNDETFSKMKKGVRLINVARGGVIDEDALVRALDSGVVAQAALDVFCEEPPSKESRLIQHENVTVTPHLGASTKEAQEGVAIEIAEAVAGALRGELSATAVNAPMVAPEVLSELAPYIVLAEKLGRLAVQLASGGKGVQSIKVVYRSARDRDDLDTRLLRAMITKGIIEPISDSYVNLVNADFIAKQKGLRISEERTVVESSPEYPVDSIQVQISNVESSFAGAVSDGGAISIEGKVKYGVPHLTCVGSFGVDVSLEGNLILCRQVDQPGMIGQVGNILGEQNVNVSFMSVGRTVVRKQAIMAIGVDEEPDKKTLERIGGVSAIEEFVFLKL encoded by the exons atgGCGCTTTCGTCTTCTTGTTCAACGCTCAAAGCCGTCAACTCACGGTGGACGTCACCAGCACCAAAACTCGCCGCCATCCGTCGACACTCTCTGTTACCGGAGCTCCGTTACACACCAAACGTCAAACTAACTGCGACTAACGCCTTGAGAACCGTGGAGCAAACGACGTTAACGGAGGACGACCATCTCTCCACCTACGGATCTGACCAAGACGACCAAGAGTCGCTTCCAAAGCCGAGGATCCTCGTCGCCGAGAAGCTAGGAGAAGCCGGAGTGAACCTCCTCAAGGACTTTGGTGACGTGGACTGCTCTTACGAGCTTTCACCGGAGgatctgaagaagaaagtggCTGAGAGCGACGCGTTGATCGTGAGAAGCGGAACGAAAGTGACGAGGGAAGTGTTTGAGGCGGCTAAGGGGAGGTTGAAGGTGGTGGGAAGAGCCGGAGTTGGGATCGACAATGTTGACCTTCAAGCGGCGACGGAGTACGGATGTTTGGTGGTTAATGCACCGACGGCTAATACGGTGGCTGCAGCTGAACATGGTATCGCTTTACTTGCTTCTATGGCAAGAAACGTCGCTCAGGCTGACGCTTCCATTAAAGCAG GAAAATGGGAGAGGAGCAAGTACGTCGGCGTATCTCTCGTCGGAAAAACATTAGCCATAATGGGTTTCGGCAAAGTCGGAACAGAGGTGGCTAGGCGAGCCAAGGGACTCGGCATGAACGTTATCTCTCACGACCCTTACGCTCCAGCCGACAGAGCAAGAGCTCTCGGTGTCGAACTCGTCTCCTTCGACCAAGCAATCTCCACCGCCGACTTCATCTCCCTACACATGCCGTTAACTCCCGCCACGAAGAAGGTTTTCAACGACGAAACCTTCTCCAAGATGAAGAAAGGTGTTCGTCTCATCAATGTAGCTAGAGGCGGCGTCATCGACGAGGATGCGCTCGTTAGGGCTCTTGACTCAGGAGTTGTTGCTCAGGCAGCGTTGGATGTGTTCTGTGAGGAGCCACCATCGAAAGAGAGTAGATTGATTCAGCATGAGAATGTTACAGTCACACCTCATCTCGGAGCTAGCACCAAAGAGGCACAG GAAGGTGTAGCCATCGAGATAGCAGAGGCTGTAGCAGGGGCATTGAGAGGAGAGCTATCAGCTACTGCAGTCAATGCACCAATGGTTGCTCCTGAGGTTTTATCAGAACTGGCTCCTTACATTGTCTTAGCTGAGAAGCTTGGAAGGTTAGCTGTTCAGTTAGCATCTGGAGGTAAGGGAGTACAGTCCATCAAGGTCGTGTACCGCTCAGCTCGTGACCGAGATGATTTGGACACTAGACTTCTCCGCGCGATGATCACAAAGGGAATCATTGAACCCATCTCAGACTCTTATGTCAACCTGGTGAATGCTGACTTCATAGCTAAGCAAAAGGGTCTCAGAATCAGCGAGGAACGAACCGTGGTTGAGTCATCACCAGAGTACCCTGTTGACTCCATCCAAGTTCAGATTTCGAACGTGGAGTCCAGTTTCGCTGGTGCTGTCTCTGATGGTGGAGCTATAAGTATTGAAGGGAAGGTGAAATATGGAGTTCCGCATTTGACTTGCGTTGGATCGTTTGGTGTGGACGTGAGCCTTGAAGGGAATCTGATACTGTGTAGGCAGGTGGATCAGCCAGGGATGATTGGACAAGTAGGTAACATACTCGGAGAGCAGAACGTGAATGTGAGTTTCATGAGTGTTGGAAGAACAGTTGTAAGGAAACAAGCTATAATGGCGATAGGAGTTGATGAAGAGCCAGACAAGAAGACACTTGAGAGGATTGGAGGTGTCTCTGCGATTGAAGAGTTTGTGTTTCTGAAACTATGA
- the LOC106391532 gene encoding serine/threonine protein phosphatase 2A 55 kDa regulatory subunit B beta isoform produces MNGGGGGDGAASSGGGGGGPPPPLEWRFSQVFGERTAGEEVQEVDIISAIEFDKSGDHLATGDRGGRVVLFERTDNKDNGGSRRDAEQMDYTVRHPEFRYKTEFQSHEPEFDYLKSLEIEEKINKIRWCQPASGALFLLSTNDKTIKYWKVQEKKIKKISEMNIDPSKTPGQPSSSSPPPIVANGVHADPAHDYLSKFSFPPGGLPSLRLPVVTSLETSLVARCRRVYAHAHDYHINSISNSSDGETFISADDLRVNLWNLEISNQSFNIVDVKPTNMEDLTEVITSAEFHPIHCNMLAYSSSKGSIRLIDMRQSALCDSHTKLFEEPEAPGSRSFFTEIIASISDIKFSKDGRYILSRDYMTLKLWDINMDSGPVASYQVHEHLRPKLCDLYENDSIFDKFECCLSGDGLRVATGSYSNLFRVFGASQGSTEAATLEASKNPMRRQIQTPARPSRTISSMTRMVRRGSESPGAEANGNGYDFTNKLLHMAWHPTENSIACAAANSLYMYYA; encoded by the exons atgaacggtggtggtggtggtgacggTGCTGCTtctagtggtggtggtggtggtggtcctCCTCCGCCTTTAGAGTGGAGATTCTCTCAGGTCTTCGGCGAGCGAACCGCTGGAGAAGAAGTCCAGGAAG TTGACATCATTTCAGCTATTGAATTTGATAAAAGTGGAGACCATCTAGCAACTGGCGACCGTGGGGGACGAGTGGTTCTTTTTGAGAGGACGGATAATAAAGAT AATGGTGGGTCCAGGAGAGATGCTGAGCAGATGGACTACACAGTTAGGCATCCTGAGTTTCGATATAAAACAGAATTTCAGAGTCATGAACCAGAG TTTGACTATCTCAAGAGTTTGGAAATAGAAGAGAAAATCAACAAAATCAGGTGGTGTCAGCCAGCAAGTGGTGCATTGTTTCTGCTTTCCACAAATGATAAAACCATAAAGTATTGGAAG GTACAAGAGAAGAAGATCAAGAAAATTAGTGAAATGAATATTGATCCGTCGAAAACTCCAGGTCAACCGAGTTCAAGTAGCCCTCCTCCAATAGTTGCTAATGGAGTACATGCCGATCCAGCACATGACTACCTGAGCAAATTTTCCTTCCCTCCAGGAGGCCTTCCATCTCTGCGTTTGCCTGTG GTGACTAGCCTGGAGACAAGCCTTGTGGCAAGATGCCGAAGAGTGTATGCTCATGCACATGATTACCATATTAATTCAATCTCAAACAGCAG CGATGGAGAAACCTTCATTTCGGCCGATGATCTGCGCGTAAATCTCTGGAATCTGGAAATCAGCAACCAGAGCTTCAACATTGTTGATGTTAAGCCTACAAACATGGAGGACTTAACTG AGGTTATTACATCTGCCGAGTTTCATCCAATCCATTGTAATATGCTCGCATATAGCAGCTCAAAAGGCTCCATCCGTTTGATTGATATGAGGCAATCAGCTCTGTGTGATTCTCACACTAAATT GTTTGAAGAACCGGAAGCACCTGGTTCCAGATCATTTTTCACAGAGATAATTGCCTCAATTTcagatattaaattttcaaaggatgGGAGATACATACTTAGTCGCGATTATATGACCCTCAAG CTGTGGGACATAAACATGGATTCTGGTCCGGTTGCATCTTACCAGGTTCATGAACATCTGAGACCCAAG CTATGCGATCTATATGAAAATGACTCCATCTTTGATAAATTCGAGTGTTGCCTAAGTGGTGATGGACTGAGGGTGGCAACAGGCTCTTACAG CAATCTATTCCGTGTATTTGGAGCGTCTCAAGGAAGTACTGAAGCTGCAACTTTGGAAGCTAGCAAAAACCCTATGag GAGGCAAATCCAGACACCTGCAAGACCTTCCAGAACTATTAGCAGCATGACACGAATGGTTAGACGAG GATCAGAGAGTCCAGGAGCAGAGGCGAATGGGaacggatatgacttcacaaatAAGTTGCTGCACATGGCTTGGCACCCAACAGAGAACTCAATTGCTTGTGCAGCAGCGAACAGCTTGTACATGTACTATGCATGA
- the LOC106391533 gene encoding inorganic pyrophosphatase 2-like — protein MANKNNIVIVFDFDKTIIDVDSDNWVVDELGFTELFEQLLPTMPWNSLMDRMMKELYDHGKTIEEIKQVLRRIPIHPRVIPAIKSAHALGCELRIVSDANTFFIETIVEHLGISEYFSEINTNPGLVDEQGRLRISPYHDFTKSSHGCSRCPPNMCKSLIIERIQASFTKEGNKMKMIYLGDGAGDYCPSLRLKAEDYMMPRKNFPVWDLISQNPALVKATVRDWTDGEAMERILMGLINEIMEMEKMVSSDHRKISVGIVHEPLLPISLPIPLHLVK, from the exons ATGGCTAACAAGAACAACATTGTCATCGTATTCGATTTCGACAAGACGATCATCGACGTGGACAGTGATAATTGGGTCGTCGATGAGCTTGGTTTCACCGAGTTGTTCGAACAGCTTCTCCCCACAATGCCTTGGAACTCTCTCATG GATCGGATGATGAAGGAGCTTTATGATCATGGCAAAACCATTGAAGAAATCAAACAAGTCTTGAGAAGAATCCCTATTCATCCTCGTGTCATCCCTGCAATCAAGTCCGCTCATGCTCTAGg GTGCGAGCTGAGGATAGTGAGTGATGCCAACACGTTCTTCATCGAAACGATCGTGGAACATCTCGGGATTAGTGAGTATTTCTCAGAGATTAACACAAACCCTGGACTTGTAGATGAACAAGGAAGGTTAAGAATCTCTCCTTACCATGACTTCACCAAATCTTCCCATGGTTGCTCTCGTTGCCCTCCTAACATGTGCAAG aGTTTGATTATTGAGAGGATTCAAGCTTCTTTTACCAAAGAAGGCAATAAGATGAAGATGATCTATCTAGGAGATGGTGCTGGTGATTACTGTCCTAGTCTTAGACTCAAAGCTGAAGATTACATGATGCCAAGGAAGAATTTTCCGGTTTGGGATCTGATTAGTCAAAATCCGGCATTGGTTAAGGCCACGGTTAGAGATTGGACCGATGGCGAAGCTATGGAGAGGATATTAATGGGACTTATCAACGAGATTATGGAGATGGAGAAGATGGTGAGCTCTGATCATCGCAAGATATCTGTTGGGATTGTTCATGAACCTTTGTTGCCTATTTCTCTTCCGATTCCTCTACATCTCGTCAAGTGA